TTAATTAACCCAAATTCTTCTACTATCACAATCAGAAACTCTTTACAGCATCTGAGCCGTCCTGATTAAATGtagttgtttttttaagtcaGAAAAATCAACAATTATTGTACAAAGGTAGCATGGAATAGCAACTAGTCTTATTTCTCACATGCTACTCAAACTGAGAGCAAATATGTATGCCAAATCTCTATTTAATTATGTTAAAGAGCCTTGATGTCTTTGTCTTAACTCTAAATTCCACTACAGCAGGAGACTGGTTGGTCCTTGTGCTCTATTTACTCTGTTAAATAAGTGGACAAATTAGTCACTCATCAAGACTCTCTCAAAACTTAAGGACAAATAAATGCAGATTGTCTTCCTTGCTTCTAATCCTTAAGAATTAAGACTCTATAATTTCTATAAGACAGGATGATTCTTTCAGATGAGCCAGAGGAAAAAGATTATACTCTGAAAACTCCCTTTTCActcaaattttaatttaagtGGAACTGGAACATGCTCCCTCTAACTCCATTATTTTGAATACCTAGTTtccttaaaatttatttctatgtaAACAAATATTTGGGGGTTTGGGCAGGGGCATTGGGTGGAAGAGTCTTCGTATCCTAATCACCCATCCTTACATATAGTCTAGGCACTCAATAATTGGAATGTGTGTATTACAAACCTGTGATGAGaactattttttccccaaatggaaAACATGAGCATCAAAAAACACTGTCTTATTACTTTAGTTAGTCAAGCAAAATTAAGCATAAGTACTTGACAATAATGATTTTCCTTCTAAATTAACTCATACCACTCaaaggttaagaaaaaaaatgcagttatttttaagtcatttaatttttttgaagatcttgaagatctaagttcaaaacaATAATCCTCTCCAAAGTGATAAAACTTTACTAACTTTACTAAAAACATCACTAAGAAGCATAGTATGCCTAAGGTTTCTCAATCTTATCTGTGAAACCTCATATCTTTATAAACTATTCTAAATACATTGTGATTTTACCTTTAAGACATCCTTCAAATAATAGTTTTTCATTAAACTTTAACATACAAGGAGCCAGAAATCAAGACTGCTTAACTCAGAATACAAAGTACattagaaacaaagaaatatcAAAGGTTTACTTTAGTGAGGGGCAAACTAGTGTTAAGTCAAGTTTTATATAAGATCCCTGGAGAGTTTTGTTTTGAAAACATATATCCTTTGTACATAGCTGTTTACAAGTtgccttccccattagactgtgagctccttgagggcagggttttttttctctttccttgaatGGCCAATGCTTAGTACAgtgtaggttcttaataaatgcttgctgacttaaAACAGTACAATTACAAGGACTCTGGTAAAATATGGTtcttaaagttatataaaattgagaagaaagaaaatctgtCTAAAAGGAATACTCTTAGACATGTGGATGTTAGTCTTTTTACCTTCTctgttcctcttttcttttcacgGGGTTGATTAAGTTTAGCCTGCCTATCTACTAAAATCTTCTGCCAGTATCTCTGTTCATGGTCacctgtaaaaaaaagaaatatggacaACTGACTAGttacatataaagaaaacaaatcagaatttaaaaacaatttttaagtatTCAAATTATGGGACAAAAAAGTCAATCTTTTACCTGTAAAAGTAAGTTCACTGTACAATTTTGAATCCAAAATATCAAATTTCCCAGAATTAGtgaaatttgaacacagaaatGGTGATTATTATATCTGTAATTCCCTCTCCTGCAATGTATTCTAAGtctttaaaaatgttaacaaaCATTTGTGTCTGCACTGGctccaccaccaccaacaaaaagCAAGAGAACAAGAATGAGAAATGTGCAAACACAAAAAGTAATCATGATCTGGTATATCTAATTTTAATTAACACAGCCAGACAAAGATTGTATGCCATGCAGAAAAACTTGAAGCCAGCTCTATCCCTTGTGAAATTTGTCCAATTTTAAGAACCATTTAGCAAGTTAACATTTCTTGTTACTGAAAACCTTACCAGAAAGGATTTCAAATTTCCAATTatacttctttttaatttctgCATGTGCTTTCATTACTGCTTGAGCATCCTCTGGAGTTTTAAATCTAACATGGCACTCAGTATCTCCTTCCAGTACATCAACATAAACAACTTCAGATATCACTGCTAAGGTTTCCTGTAGAGctcaggagaaagagaaatgaaaaataagtttttacCAAAAattaaacacacaaaaaagaatacTTCCACAAAAGATGATTCAGTATAAAGCTTAAGACAGGAATCAAATATTCCTTATACTAAATATTTCTTCtcaagtaggaaaaaaatgtttataaggaaaaagaaatctttaatatactggtttcatttgttttccattcACAGCCATACTCCCACAATTGCAGAAGAGAGACGTAAAGAGACAGTATACTAATGCTTTATTATACCCAGAGGTAGTTTTAAATAACAGCAAACAAACTTTTACAGATAATCCCCTatccatcattaaaaaaaaagcacaaaatacACTAGGAAGGTAATTTGCCTTCATATACTTTTTCAAAAACACAAATCACTTTAAgtaaatttaatgtttttaaaggtattttggtTTGCATTATAACTATAAAGAAAAGGACTTTTCAAATCTCTTGAAATATAATGCTCTGATAGACACATGATCCATAGTCTCTCAGTAGTTTCTATCAAAATCCTAAATAAATTCTTCTAAACAATTGAGACCAATAGTAGTCACAAACATTGAAACATTTACCTGTAAAAACCTGCTGTGAGGGGAAATTAACTAGGATCCTGTATTTCTAATTGATTTTGGTCACAGCAGGTTCTACAAAGCCAATCCTCTTATGCAGGAATGTGACACTACTCTTAATTCTCCAAGTCCCatccataaaattaaaagaaaataattgaaactaCTCAATAGAAAAAGGAATCTTCCTTTAATTCCCCTCCCTCTTTAACTTCAAGGTAACTTTTGGCTATAAATGTAGGTTACCAAAAATATACAAAGAGACTTGGCTGATATTAAAACAAGgggcaaaaaaacccaaactttttttctggttaataatttttaaaacaaagtacCAAATCAGGAtatgtagttctttttttttaaaatacattttagaaattggataatgtatttttaaattatttcaatgtTATTGAAGTAATACATTACAGTACTTCCttttggattaaaaaacaaatagtcAAATTTTTAGCCACAGGAGGTAATATGCTATCCACTTTTGTAAATCAGGTGATGGCAAATTCATAACATTAAGATTTTATCATCTTTTTGATGATAAATATAATGGAACTATTACCAGGATTCAAGTTTCCAATTTCTAAAGCCTAACTAAGggtttttaaatacttgaaaaatcagttttcatttataaaatttttttaacttgacaCATTTTCTTTGAATTAGTTTCTTATTAGTCCTGAAAAATTTcaagtgtctggcacatggtagatacttaataaatatttgttgactagtCACAGTTTCAGTCTAGCCAAACCAAATCAGAACTTTGTGCTAATGAGATCAAGGTTGTCCCTGGGTCAACAGCCCCAAGTGGGGGGAGGGtttaatcaatttaattcaacatttattgGGTCCTTATTTACAAAAATTGTGCAGAGTACTTAAATATTCATCCCTTGAAAATATTACTCTGTAAATAGACATTAATGAAAAAAGTTAGACAAAAGTAGTGCCTAATTGGATTAGATTAGTAAAATCCATGATCATtactagaaaaaaaatctcagaatcacagaattgtaAGAGTTGAGTCAGCAGAAAAGTGTTAGCCTTACAGTCTCAACTATCACATCTTAATTTACAATCTAGCtgtcaaaaacatttaaaatgttttcttttcttcagcaaACAGCTTTATCTACTtgaaaataaacttgaaaatgaatgaaaaatgttttgaagtTTAACAAATATAAAGTTTCTTCTAAATATCCATTGAAACTGTAAACATTAAGAAAATTTCACATTACTTAAGTTTCAGATTAATAAAATTCTGTTCAAGCTTAAAAACTTTATgtaaatttttctgaaaaatgttttcattgggaaaaaatcttatgttaataaaatctaaaacatttttgtagttttgtgaattttaataaaataatttaatttagcaaTTGTTAAGTTATTAGTTAAGCATAAAATCATTCCACTACAAGGGAGTTAGGAACTTTTACTTCCAACTAAAATTAAATATGGATAAATTTAATGCCTTTATAAACCTtcccacaattttttttaatttcaaatagtAAAAGTTTGAAATTGGAAGCTGATTtttaaatcagtcaataaactaCTTAAAGCTTTAGAACTCAAAggattaaaaaagttttaaaaaaaaggtttattatgCAACAGAAAGGACCTTTTAAAGGCTTTGGACTAAGTTTACCATTTATTAACAAACTTAAGCACAGTTTCTACACCAAAGGAGAAATTTCAATCTGTTTAGTCTTAAACAGTTTTGCATATTCAAAATCTCTTCCCTGGCTAGTACAAGTTATTCCAGGGAAAGGTGACAGTTAACCAGAAAGCTCAAAGTCTTACCCGGAGATGTTTCCTGCTAGGCAAGGGCTCTGTGCTAATGATCTTCACAATTACTCCACTTACAAACTGGGGTCCCATTGTGTTAACCTTCTCAGGGGGCTGGCAGTCTTCACTGTTTGCTGttaatttgaaaaggaaagacaattttCATGTAACAAGTCTGATAGAGTAAAAATGTATTGCAAAATTACCAAAGCTTATACTAGGATTCCTTTTGTTGGTTACATAATGATTATATTTATCCCTATTCATTTCTTAATGAATTTTGCTCCAGAATTTTATAATCCCTAAAGCCAAGACCTATTTGGACAGttagagtgagaaaaaaaaaatctgaaaaaaaaaaaccaaaacaaaaaaatccatgtGTTAATTTTTAAGATTAGAAAAGGGAGATAACTTTTaaagatttcagagaaaatataaaaccaagtagatttagtttttttaaattacttaagaGTTATTAAGcaataatgctttttttaaaaatcaagttaaataaaacaagtattttatAGTGGTAGTCATATATACTCATTATTGTAAGATAAAAAATTCTCATTCATCTGCATTAAgttaattatttaaaacaaaattgttaTCTATGGAATCCCTAAATGGCAGAATTCCCTAAAGCTTGGTTACAAAGTGCTCTTCCCTTacttaaataaagataaaattacaGATGAAATTGTAGCTTCTCTTTGGCAGATATTTCAAGAGACCCCCAATTATTCTCAAAACCTCTGATACGGCTTTGGTTTTTGGGTTACAGAAAGATGATGTTAATGTTTAGCATATTTAGGCCTTTTATGCACTTAACTGTGCACACCAATGTATGGAGCACCCAGCACAATAACTTCACGAAGTATTGAGGATATGGGTCCCAAATTGTGTAGGTAGGTGATGATTTGGTTCAAATGAGTAGTTACATTAAAACCTCACAATATACAGTGAATCTgagattgaaaaatgaaaaatagaggaGGAGTTAAGGGGTCAGAAATTAAAGGTCTGTAAAGAGTCACATTTTGAAAGGTTAAATTATACAACTAACAAGTTTTAGAAAAAGCCTGCAAACATAGAGGACTTGGTTTTTAGATGGCATATCTACAAATAAGttaataatatttacataaaagGGAGATAAATATTATCGCATCTTTACCATGGTCATTTTTTATTCCAGTATCTGTGTCCATCTGTCCTAAATTCTCAGATTTTATTTgggatattgttttttttaaagaagccaTACTGGCTTTTTGTAAagccaaatattcttttttcaattccatccattcattcctgtaaaggaagaaaaaggaatgaaatgtCAGCTAATGGCAAAAGAACATTGCATAGGCTTAAATGACTTCTGAAGTTtgaagcaataaaataatcaaaaagatAAGAGTCTTTTTTAGTTTATCAGGAACCTCTTAGGTTTGCTTCTCAAATATGTATTTTTTGGAAATAAGTTCcagaataatttcattaattagagaaataagtAACTTTTTGCTAAGGAAAAAACCCTCCCCCacaaatttaagaaaaaacattACTATCAAAAggaatttctaaaaaaagaaaaaaaccacccAATGGAagcaatttatatatttacatacatttaACATGTAGATGTTTCTACAAACAGCTCCAGTTTTGCTAGATAGAAACACAATGACTATTTGGCCACTGTGAGAACACTCATTGTTACCCTAATCTGTGCCATCAAACAAGTAGATAGGGGATTTTTAAAGAGGAGGATATCTTGTGGTAATGGTTTTAGCAGTTAACATTGACAACTgtatacttcaaaaaaaaaaaaaaggaagaaagaaaagaagcatccAGATCCACCCAGGATCAGACATTCCCAGAGAGGAGATACATTATAATAACAAAAGACTCAAGTAATGATTCTTTGagataaaaaggcaaaaggaaCTCTGGAGTTAAGAATGGTATAAATAGAGAAGTAGGGGGAGCTAGAGTCTTTGACACACactgaagaggaagagaaagagaaagtcaaGGAAGGTAAAGAAAACTTACTCCTTTAAAGGTACGGGAAACCTCACCAATGTACTCCGCCttttaaagaagttaaaagaaCTTATAGGACCCCTTCTACTTTAACATGGAGGTACtttctgtgatttaaaaaaaagtaagtgcTTCCATGTTTTGGTAGGAGTGAATCCTGTTCTCATTGACTCAATTATGAATGATTTGATTCCTTGGTTGTTTTAAATGTACTTGCGATAACAATTTTTGCAAGGAATTCTCTCTGCTTTAACATGGGGGTACCTGCTACATAATATAAAAGTAAGTGCTTCCATGTTTCAGTGGAGGGGATTTCAAATTGGCACGGTAAAGCTAATGCTGATTTTGTATGAGTTATTTACTCTGATATTCTCACTTTGCAGGAAAAGGTATTGGAGAGAATTCCTACTGGGCTTCTTGGGACTCCCCACCACTTAAACGTGGATTTACTTGCTTTGTTTATAAGAAAAGTAAGTGCTTCCATGTTTTAGTGATGGTGAGTCTTACTTTTTCCTATTCGGTAATTTAAATACTGACCTATTTTAATACAAATAAGACATCAAGACCTCCTCAGCTTTAATATGGAAGTGATTgctatgattttaaaattaagtgCTTCCATGTTTGAGTTGTGGTGAATTCTACTGATGGCTTATAAAGGAGCTGTTTTACCAGTCAAATTTTTGGATTTTTCCATCTGGGCTACAAAACTTTGGCTCCAGGCCATTACTGTTGCTAACATGCAACTCTGTTATATGTAAACGGGAATTGCACTTTAGCAATGGTGATGGCCTGGAAGACATTAAAGTTTTCCCCAATAAAAGACTTATTTCTGTCCAAATGAGAATGTTTTACCTATGTACTTCTAGCTAAATGTCTTTTAATAAAATAACCATAATTAAATCAAGATCAAAAGGAGCTGTTATTTTAGTAACATACTTGGATAGTACTCTCAATGGTATGACCTCCTCTCCCATTTTGTGTCtttctttatgctttttcttatgctttctttttgattttaaaagGGATCCATCTTTCATATCTCCAGaatctttttcctcttcagtagAGACTTCTAGGTCTAAGCAAAAAGACTAGATTAATtacaattctttccttttcctcttaatAGCACTTAAAATGCACTTTCTCTTTTACCTTTACAGTCCTTTGGTAATTCAGTTTTTGGATGCTCATCTTtagtattttcttccttaaaagaaCCTTTCTTAACTTTTGAACTTGGTATCAATGAATCCACATCTCCAGAactatttctcttcctcttcccaccTCTGCTTTCTTCAGGTAAGCCCAACACTTCGGAtcgttccttttttttcttctccttcttagATGGTGGCCTTTGGATATCTGAACTACCGACTTCTGAGCCCTCAGATGGTGTCCTGTGCCTTTTAAGCTTGTTTAAATGTTCATCAGGGGTGTCTGTATTTGTTTCCTTGGTCTCTACTATTGCCTGAACACCTTCCTTTTTAATTcgtgatttctttttcttttttttctttttttcctctgcataCAAAAATCACATCATTATTTGTCatgtttttactttaaaatacaaatgcaaatagaaaaatctAAGACCTACCAGCAGCTCTACTGATATTAGGATTAAGGGCAGGTATAGGTTTATTTTTCACTGTCTTTGGAAACATTCCAGGTTTTCTTGGTGCCTCCTCTGGTGGATTATTTAAAAACTTAAACATAAGTAAGAAATTAATCAAGTTAGATGTTAAGTTTGATTCAACTAAATTCTAAAATGACTCGTGCCCCCTACCCCATCTCCCTCAGTATATGGGGCAGGGGCTGTTCATACCAATATTGGCTACTTACTTCTATAGCTTTGTCAGCTTGTTCTTTTGTTTCAAATTCAACAAATGCAAATCCCTTTGGGTCTCCAGTGGACTTGTAATGAGGGATGCTGATATAAACAACATTCCCACATTTTCCAAATACTCTTTCAATCCAACTGTGATTAACATTCTTGGGAAGCAATTCCTAAAACACATTcaggaaaaatttttaatgtttctgtTGACAGGAGAAACCACTTCTCCCACCTCACTGCTGGAGCTGTTAGCAGATGATGACTGGTGGAAGAGGGACAAGATTTGCAGTTACAACTATTAAAAGTTTTCTTGACCCAATAAGTGAACCCCTTGTCTTCACATAGTTTCCTAGAATTATATAAACCATACCACATATACAGTCCGGTCATCCACATCTTTAGGCTTTTCACCCAGTGGCTGGCGTCTCCTTACTCTGGTACCTTCCAAATCCAACTTGGGGGGAACGAAAAGAAGT
The Macrotis lagotis isolate mMagLag1 chromosome 3, bilby.v1.9.chrom.fasta, whole genome shotgun sequence genome window above contains:
- the LARP7 gene encoding la-related protein 7; the protein is METESGSQDKSMEEESTEQKKEGEKKKRSRVKQVLSDIAKQVDFWFGDANLHKDRFLREQIEKSRDGYVDISLLVSFNKMKKLTTDGKLIARALKSSSVVELDLEGTRVRRRQPLGEKPKDVDDRTVYVELLPKNVNHSWIERVFGKCGNVVYISIPHYKSTGDPKGFAFVEFETKEQADKAIEFLNNPPEEAPRKPGMFPKTVKNKPIPALNPNISRAAEEKKKKKKKKSRIKKEGVQAIVETKETNTDTPDEHLNKLKRHRTPSEGSEVGSSDIQRPPSKKEKKKKERSEVLGLPEESRGGKRKRNSSGDVDSLIPSSKVKKGSFKEENTKDEHPKTELPKDCKDLEVSTEEEKDSGDMKDGSLLKSKRKHKKKHKERHKMGEEVIPLRVLSKNEWMELKKEYLALQKASMASLKKTISQIKSENLGQMDTDTGIKNDHANSEDCQPPEKVNTMGPQFVSGVIVKIISTEPLPSRKHLRETLAVISEVVYVDVLEGDTECHVRFKTPEDAQAVMKAHAEIKKKYNWKFEILSGDHEQRYWQKILVDRQAKLNQPREKKRGTEKLINKAEKIRLAKTQQASKHIRFSE